GCGTCTCATGTGCCGTGTCGAAGTTCCCGCAGGCCGTCGGCCAGATCCGATACTCCGCCGGGAGGCTGGGTGGCCGCCGCAGCGGCCTGATCGAGTACAAGGCAGCCCAGGGGGCCGAGGCCCGATGAGCGTCACCCGGACAAGCCGACCGCCCGAGATCCCGGCCAAGCCGACCGCACCCGACGGGGGCGGGAGGAGGCTGAGGATCGCCTTCATCACCGCCCAACTGGGGGTACCCTGGGGGGGGAGCGAGGTGCTCTGGTCCCGGGCGGCGACCCTGGCGATGCGGGAGGGGCACGAGGTCGCCGTGGTCTCCCGGCGCTGGCCGGAGACGCCGGCGCCGATCGCGGCCCTGAGGGACGCCGGCGCCCGCCTCTTCCCGAGGGTGGTCGACCCCCGGGGCCGCCTCGGACGGAACGTCGAGCGTCGCCTCTACCCCGCGCCGGCGCTGGCCCGCTGGCGTCCCGACGTGGTCTGCGTCAGCCTGAGCACCTTCTACGACGCGATGGACGTGCCCCTGGCCCGGCTGGCCCGGGCCGCCGGGGCGCCCTACGTGCTGGTCTGCCAGCAGCTGGACGACCGCCGGGGGTCGCCCCCGATGGCGGCCTCGAGCTGGCTCCGGTCGGCGGCGGCCGACTTCTGCCGGGGGGCCGCGCGGGTCGCCTTCGTCGCCGAGGAGAACCGCCGATCGGCCGAGCGGCAGGTCGCCGCCCGGCTGCCCAACTCCTGCGTCGTCCGGAACCCGGTGCAACTCTCGTCGCTCGACCCGGTCCCCTGGCCGGCCGACGACGGCGAGGGGCCCCGGCTGGCCTGCGTCGCCCGGCTCCAGATCGGCGACAAGGGCCAGGACGCCCTGTTCGAGGCGCTGGCCGGCCCCGCCATGCGGGGTCGCCCCTGGCGGCTCCGGCTCTTCGGGGAGGGGCGGGACCGGACCTACCTGGAGGAGCTGGCGACCCACCTCGGCATCGCCGACCGGGTCGAGTTCCGCGGCCACGTCGGCGACGTCCGGTCGATCTGGCGGGACCACCACCTGCTGGTGCTGCCCTCCCAGGTCGAGGGGACCCCGCTGGCGCTGGTCGAGGCGATGCTCTGCGGCCGGCCGGCGCTGGTGACCGACGTCGGGGGGCATCGGGAGTGGGTGGACGAGCCGGGCAACGGCTTCGTCTCCCCGGCGGCCAGCGGCCGGGAGCTGTCGGCCGCCCTGTGGCGAGCCTGGGAGGCCCGGGAGTCCTGGGAGGAGCTGGGGCGCCGGGCCCGGCTCGACGCGCTGGAGCGGTTCGACCCGGCCCCGGATCGGACCCTCCTTCGGCTGCTCACCGGGTCCGCGGCCCCGGCGGCGGCACCGATCCCGACCCCCTCGCCCTCGGAGGCGCCGTGAACCCGCCGACGGTCAGCGTCCTGATGCCGGCGTACAACGCCGCCCGCCACCTCGAGCAGGCCGTCCGCAGCATCCTCGGCCAGGGCTTCGACGACCTGGAGCTGCTCGTCATCGACGACGGCTCCGACGACGACACCCCCGCCCTGCTGCGCCGCCTCGCCGAGGCCGACCCCAGGCTCCACGCCCTCAGCCGCCCCAACGCCGGCATCGTCGCCACCCGCAACCAGCTGCTCGCCATGGCCCGCGGCGAGCTGCTCGCCGTCATGGACAGCGACGACGTCGCCGAGCCCGGCCGCATCGCCCGCCAGGTCGACTACCTCCGCAATCACCCCGAATGCGTCGCCGTCGGCAGCTGGGTCCGGTTCATCGACCCCAGGGGGAAGCCGATCCTCCTCGGCCACGTCAACCCCGACGACGACGAGGCGTTGCAGGCCGAGGCCCTCGCGGGATCCTGCCCGCTCTGCCACCCGAGCGTGATGATGAGGGCCGAGGCGGTCCGGGCCGTCGGCGGCTACCGGGAGGGGTTCGCGCCGTCGGAGGACATGGACCTGTTCCTCAGGCTGGGGGACCGGGGCCGCCTGGGGAACATCCAGGAGCCCCTGCTCCGCTACCGGCTGCACGACCATTCCGCCAGCCAGCGGCAGCATGCGTTGCAGCGGGAGAACTTCCGGAGGGCCTCCGACGAGGCCTGCGCCCGGCGCGGGATCCCGCCCCGATTCGTCGACCGCCCCCACTGGAGGCCGACCGACCGGGCCTCGCTGTCGGCCTTCCGGCTCTGGATCGGCTGGGCGGCCTTCGGCCGGGGAGATCGCCGGATGGCCTTCGAGTACGGCCTGAAGGCGCTCCGGGCGACCCCCCGGGAGGGCGGCCCCTGGAAGCTGCTGGCCTGCGCCCTGGTCAAGCCGGCCCCGGGCCTCCCCGACGGCGTCCCCGGGCCCGTGGCCGGGGGGGTCCGATGAGCACCCCCGCCGCCGACCCCGCCGTCTCGGTCCTGATGCCGGCGTACAACGCCGCCCGATACCTCGAGCAGGCCGTCCGCAGCATCCTCGGCCAGGGCTTCGACGACCTGGAGCTGCTCGTCATCGACGACGGCTCCGACGACGACACCCCCGCCCTGCTGCGCCGCCTCGCCGAGGCCGACCCCAGGCTCCACGCCCTCAGCCGCCCCAACGCCGGCATCGTCGCCACCCGCAACCAGCTGCTCGCCATGGCCCGCGGCGAGCTGCTCGCCGTCATGGACAGCGACGACGTCGCCGAGCCCGGCCGCATCGCCCGCCAGGTCGACTACCTCCGCAATCACCCCGAATGCGTCGCCGTCGGCTCGGCCGTCCTGGTGATCGACCCGCAGGGGGACCCGCTCTGCGTCTGGAACGACGACGTGTCGACCCACGAGCAGATCGACGCGCTGCACCTGGAGGGCCACCGGGGGGCCGTGCTCTGCCAGCCCTCGGTCACGATGAGGGCCGAGGCGGTCCGGGCCGTCGGCGGGTTCCGGCGCCGGTTCGAGCCGGCCGAGGACCTGGACCTGTACCTCCGGCTGGCGGAGGTGGGCCGGCTGGCCAACCTGCCCGAGCCGCTGCTGCGATACCGGATGCTCCCCTCCAGCGCGAGCCACTCCCGCAAGCGGGAGCAGGTCGACGGCATCCGGGCGGCCATCGAGGAGGCGTACCGCCGCCGGGGCCTGCCGGCGGGTCCGCTGCCGGAGCCGCCGAGCGACGAGGACCTCCGCCTGCTGGCGGACCCGTCGCACAACCGGGCGCTGTGGGGCTGGTGGGCCTTGCGGGCCGGGCACGTCGGCTCGGCGAGGAAGCACGCGAGGGCGAGGCTGGCCGAGCGGCCGCTGTCCCCCCAATCCTGGAGGTTCCTCTATTGCGCGCTCCGGGGGCGATGATCTCGGGGGGGATCGGTGCCGTCGGGGCGGCCGACGACGGGGGCCCCCCGCTGGCGATCGGGCTGTTCTGCCCGGCCTGGCCGCCGGAGCGGTTCGCCAACGGGATCATCACCTACGTCGCCTCGGTGGCCGAGGGGATGCGGGAGCTGGGCCACCGGCCGTACCTGCTGGCCGCGGGCCTGGCCGAGGGCGAGGGGCCCCCGTGTGAGCCGGGGCTGGTCGACCTGAAGCCGATCTCCCGGGCGACCGGGGCGGGCCGGCTGGCCGAGGCGGCGGCGGCCCGGTTCCGGCCCCCCTCCCCGGATTCGGGGATCCGGAGGGTGGCCCGGGGCCTGAGGAGGGCGGCCCGGGGGGGCGTGCTCGGGCTGCCGAGGCTCGACGTGCTGGAGGTGGAGGAGACGCTCGGCCTGCCGGGATTCGTGGCCGGGCGGGGGGCGCCGCCGGTGATCGCCCGCCTGCACGGCCCCTGGTTCCTGAACGGGCCGAACCAGGGGGCCGACCCGGCCTCCCCCGAATTCGCCCGCCGGGTCCGGGCCGAGGGGGACGGGATCGCCGCCTCCCGGGCGGTGACCTCGCCGTCGGCCGACACGCTGAGGAGGACCCGGGAGCGCTACGGCCTGGCCCTGGGGCAGGCCGAGGCGATCCCGAACCCGGTCCTCCTGGTGCCCGAGGGCCGCCGCTGGAGGCCCGAGGAGGCCGAGCCGGGGCACGTGCTCTTCGTCGGCCGGTTCGACCGCCACAAGGGGGGGGACACGATCATCGACGCCTTCGCCCTGCTGCTCCGGGACCGCCCCGACGCCCGGCTGACCTTCGTCGGCCCCGACCCGGGCCTGGACCGCGACGGCCGCCGCTGGTCGCTGCCCGAGTACGCCTCGACCCGGCTGCCGGGTGCCCTGGAGGACGGCCGGGTCCGGTGGCTCGGGCGTCGGACGCCGGCCGAGGTGTCGGCCCTGAGGGGGAGGGCCTCGGCGACGGTGGTGGCCTCCCGGTACGAGACCTTCGCGATCACGATCACCGAGGCGATGGCCGCCGGCTGCCCGCTGGTGGCCACCCGGGCCGGGGGCGCCGGCGAGCTGTTCGAGCACGAGGAGCACGGCCTGTACGCCGAGCCGGACGACCCGGTCGGCCTGGCCTCGGCGATCTCGAGGCTGCTGGCCGACCCGTCGGCGGCGTCGGCGATGGGCCGCCGGGCCGCCGGGCATTGCGAGCGGCGCTATGCCCCGGCGGTGGTCGCCCGCCAGACGATCCGCTTCTACCGCCGGGTGCTGTCCGGCCGGGCCGGGGGGGACCGACGATGAATCCGGTGGCGATGATCGCCCTGCTGGCCTGGCCGGTGATATCGCTGGTCCTCTTCGCGGTGCTCGGCCCGTGGCGGGGGGTGATCGCCACCTACCTGGGGGCCTACCTGCTGCTCTCCGGCTGGGTCGGCATCTCGCTGATCGGCCTGCCCGACTACTCGAAGTACACGGCCGCCAACCTCGGGGCCCTGGCCGGGATCCTGGTCTTCGACGCCGCCCGGCTGGCCGCCTTCCGGCCGCGCTGGTACGACGCGTTCGCCCTGGTCGCCTGCCTGTCCCCGGTCGCCTCGGTCGCGGCCAACGGCCTGCCGTCCTGGGAGGCGGTCAACGCCGTCTCCACGATGACGATGACCTGGGGGCTGCCGTATCTCGTCGGCCGGCTCTATGCCGGACGCCCGGGGGCCGACCGGGACCTGGCCCTGGGGATCGCCCTGGCCGGGGCCCTGCTCATGCCGCTGATCGCCTTCGAGGTGGCCACGTCGCGGTCGATCCACGGCCTCATCTACGGCCTGCCCGTCTCCAACGGGTACAAGTACGGGCTGTACCGCCCGGTGGCGATGGCGGGCAACGCGCTGGAGCTGGGGCTCTGGTCGAGCCTGACCGCCCTGTCGGCCTTCGCGCTGTGGTGCTCGGGGTCGATCCGGAGGGTGGCCGGGGTGCCCTTCGCGGCCTGGGCGGCGGCGGCCGGGCTCGGGGGGGTCCTGTGCCACGAGACCGCGGCGCTGGGGATGTTGTTGCTGGGGGCCTTCCTGATCAGCCTGACGGTCGGCCGCCCCCGATTCGGGACGCTGCCGGCGTACCTGGCCGCCGGGGCGGTGGTGCTGGTGGCCCCGAAGCTCGGCGGCCGGGCCTCGCTGACGGCCCTGATGGCCATCGGCGGGGTCGTCTACCTGAGGGACCGCCGGCCCAACCTGGTGGTCATCTCGGCGGCGATGGCGGCGCCGGCCTACCTGTTCCTGCGCATCTCCGAGACCGTCTCGAGGCAGGCGCTGACGGGCGTCATGTACGGCCTGCTGGGGGCCCAGCGCGGCCAGTCGCTGGAATTCCGGATCATCAACGAGGAAGACCTGGTCGCGCACGTGATGCGGCGGCCGCTGCTGGGCTGGGCGACCTTCTCCGAGGGGCGGGGCTTCTCCCAGGACTGGATGATCGTCGACAGCTACTGGATCATCCATTTCGCGAAGTTCGGCGTGATCGGCCTGGCGGCCCTGTACGGGCTGCTGGCCCTCCCGGTGGTGCTGACCGCCCTCCGGCGGTCGGTCGGCCGCTGGGACGAGCCGCGCAACGCCGCGGCCGGGGCGCTGTCCGTCTGCATGATCCTCTACACGCTGGACAGCCTGCTGAACGCCTACATCATGCTGCCGATCCCGGTGACGGTCGGCCTGCTGATCGCGATGCCGGGGGCGTCGGGCCGGGCGTCGGGCCGGGCGTCGTCGGCGTCGGCCGACCGCGGCCTGGGGCGGGTGGAGCGGCTGGCGGCGCTGGGCCGCCCGGCCGAGGCCGAGGCGGCCTGCCGGCAGCTGGTCGCGGTCCGGGAGCTGGACCCGGCCGGGCACCTGCCCCTGGCCGACGCCTGTGACCGGCTGGCCGACCTGCTCGAGGCCCTCGGCCGGGCCGGGGAGGCCGAGCCCTGGCGCCGACGGGCCCTGCACCTGCGGGGCGCCCTGGTGGCCGCCGACCCCGGGGACCCGGACTCCCGCTCGGCCCTGGCCGGCTGCGCCGAGCGGCTGGGGCGCAACCTCTCGGGCCGGGGCCGGTGGGCCGAGGCGGCCGAGATCCGAGGCCTGGCCCTGGAGCAGCGGGCCGCCCTGGCCGCCGAGGATCCCGAGGATCTGGCCCCCTACGCCGACGGCCTCAACGACCTGGCCTGGCTGCTGGCCCGGTCGGCCGACCCGTCGTCGAGGGCCCCCCGTCGGGCCGTCGCCCTGGCCGAGCAGGCGGTGCGGCTGGCGCCCGGCCGCAAGGCATACTGGAACACCCTGGGGGCCTGCTACCGGGCCTCCGGGCAGCCCGGCCCGGCGGTGGCCGCCCTGAGGCGATCGCTGGAGCTGGGCCCCGACGACTCCGGCTTCGACGCCGCCCTGCTGGCCCCCTGCCTGGCCGAACTGGGGGACCCGGCCGGTGCCCGGGAGGCCCTCGCCCGGCTCGACGACCGGCTGGCCCGACTCGGCCCGGCGGCCCCCGCCGCGCTGCTGCAGCTCCGGGCCGAGGCCGACGCCGCCATCCACGCCCCGGCCCCGGCCGGCTTGGGATGACGCCGGCCCCGGCCGCCCCCCGCCCGGCGTCCCCGGGTCGGAGGGCGGCGGCCTCCCCGATGGGCTTGCCCCCGGGGGGCCGAGGCCGGGGGAGGCGCGGGGCGGCATGGCGACCGCCCCGAGGGCGGTCGGGCGACGTAGAGGGATGGGGCGGAGGACCGGGGCGGGCTTTCCCGGCCCCCCCCGCCGCCAATCCGCCCCCGAGTGCCCACCACTGAGTAAATTAAAGTGAATTATGCGGCCAAATTCCCTGAGATTAATATTGGGGGGGCGATCGCAATGGGGCCGGCCGCACGCCGCGGCGGGCCCGGCGGGCCGAGCCCGCCGAGGGAGCCCCGAGCCCGGGACCGCTCGACGATGAGCGTTCGACCAGAGCGACCGGGAGGGCCCGGCGCGGACGCCCCCCCCCGCGACGACCCCCGTCCCCGACCCCGACGTCGAAGACCCGCCCGGCCCTCGAGCCTGGTCGTCTGGGCGGTCGGGGCCCTGCTGCTCGCCCTGCCCGGCTGCTCCGGGAGGGACGGGGCGGCCGGGGGAGGCCCGGCGGCGTCCCCGCCCCCCCCGCCCTCGCCCCCGGGCTCGACCGACGGGCCGACGGGGGGGGTCGAGGGGGCCGGCGACGCCTCCGGGACGGTCGTCGAGGAGCCCAAAGCGGTCCCGCCGCCCGGAGTCGGGCGGCCGGCGGCCGGCCCCACACTCCACCCACCGGGGCTTCCCATGACCTTCTCCGACCCGGGCGCGTCGCCCGATCCCCTGCTCTGGCTCCGCGCCGACCGCGGGGTCACCGGCGGCAGCGCCGCCCAC
This Tautonia plasticadhaerens DNA region includes the following protein-coding sequences:
- a CDS encoding glycosyltransferase family 2 protein; this encodes MNPPTVSVLMPAYNAARHLEQAVRSILGQGFDDLELLVIDDGSDDDTPALLRRLAEADPRLHALSRPNAGIVATRNQLLAMARGELLAVMDSDDVAEPGRIARQVDYLRNHPECVAVGSWVRFIDPRGKPILLGHVNPDDDEALQAEALAGSCPLCHPSVMMRAEAVRAVGGYREGFAPSEDMDLFLRLGDRGRLGNIQEPLLRYRLHDHSASQRQHALQRENFRRASDEACARRGIPPRFVDRPHWRPTDRASLSAFRLWIGWAAFGRGDRRMAFEYGLKALRATPREGGPWKLLACALVKPAPGLPDGVPGPVAGGVR
- a CDS encoding glycosyltransferase family 4 protein, whose amino-acid sequence is MSVTRTSRPPEIPAKPTAPDGGGRRLRIAFITAQLGVPWGGSEVLWSRAATLAMREGHEVAVVSRRWPETPAPIAALRDAGARLFPRVVDPRGRLGRNVERRLYPAPALARWRPDVVCVSLSTFYDAMDVPLARLARAAGAPYVLVCQQLDDRRGSPPMAASSWLRSAAADFCRGAARVAFVAEENRRSAERQVAARLPNSCVVRNPVQLSSLDPVPWPADDGEGPRLACVARLQIGDKGQDALFEALAGPAMRGRPWRLRLFGEGRDRTYLEELATHLGIADRVEFRGHVGDVRSIWRDHHLLVLPSQVEGTPLALVEAMLCGRPALVTDVGGHREWVDEPGNGFVSPAASGRELSAALWRAWEARESWEELGRRARLDALERFDPAPDRTLLRLLTGSAAPAAAPIPTPSPSEAP
- a CDS encoding tetratricopeptide repeat protein, giving the protein MNPVAMIALLAWPVISLVLFAVLGPWRGVIATYLGAYLLLSGWVGISLIGLPDYSKYTAANLGALAGILVFDAARLAAFRPRWYDAFALVACLSPVASVAANGLPSWEAVNAVSTMTMTWGLPYLVGRLYAGRPGADRDLALGIALAGALLMPLIAFEVATSRSIHGLIYGLPVSNGYKYGLYRPVAMAGNALELGLWSSLTALSAFALWCSGSIRRVAGVPFAAWAAAAGLGGVLCHETAALGMLLLGAFLISLTVGRPRFGTLPAYLAAGAVVLVAPKLGGRASLTALMAIGGVVYLRDRRPNLVVISAAMAAPAYLFLRISETVSRQALTGVMYGLLGAQRGQSLEFRIINEEDLVAHVMRRPLLGWATFSEGRGFSQDWMIVDSYWIIHFAKFGVIGLAALYGLLALPVVLTALRRSVGRWDEPRNAAAGALSVCMILYTLDSLLNAYIMLPIPVTVGLLIAMPGASGRASGRASSASADRGLGRVERLAALGRPAEAEAACRQLVAVRELDPAGHLPLADACDRLADLLEALGRAGEAEPWRRRALHLRGALVAADPGDPDSRSALAGCAERLGRNLSGRGRWAEAAEIRGLALEQRAALAAEDPEDLAPYADGLNDLAWLLARSADPSSRAPRRAVALAEQAVRLAPGRKAYWNTLGACYRASGQPGPAVAALRRSLELGPDDSGFDAALLAPCLAELGDPAGAREALARLDDRLARLGPAAPAALLQLRAEADAAIHAPAPAGLG
- a CDS encoding glycosyltransferase family 4 protein; amino-acid sequence: MRAPGAMISGGIGAVGAADDGGPPLAIGLFCPAWPPERFANGIITYVASVAEGMRELGHRPYLLAAGLAEGEGPPCEPGLVDLKPISRATGAGRLAEAAAARFRPPSPDSGIRRVARGLRRAARGGVLGLPRLDVLEVEETLGLPGFVAGRGAPPVIARLHGPWFLNGPNQGADPASPEFARRVRAEGDGIAASRAVTSPSADTLRRTRERYGLALGQAEAIPNPVLLVPEGRRWRPEEAEPGHVLFVGRFDRHKGGDTIIDAFALLLRDRPDARLTFVGPDPGLDRDGRRWSLPEYASTRLPGALEDGRVRWLGRRTPAEVSALRGRASATVVASRYETFAITITEAMAAGCPLVATRAGGAGELFEHEEHGLYAEPDDPVGLASAISRLLADPSAASAMGRRAAGHCERRYAPAVVARQTIRFYRRVLSGRAGGDRR
- a CDS encoding glycosyltransferase family 2 protein, with the protein product MSTPAADPAVSVLMPAYNAARYLEQAVRSILGQGFDDLELLVIDDGSDDDTPALLRRLAEADPRLHALSRPNAGIVATRNQLLAMARGELLAVMDSDDVAEPGRIARQVDYLRNHPECVAVGSAVLVIDPQGDPLCVWNDDVSTHEQIDALHLEGHRGAVLCQPSVTMRAEAVRAVGGFRRRFEPAEDLDLYLRLAEVGRLANLPEPLLRYRMLPSSASHSRKREQVDGIRAAIEEAYRRRGLPAGPLPEPPSDEDLRLLADPSHNRALWGWWALRAGHVGSARKHARARLAERPLSPQSWRFLYCALRGR